The Tripterygium wilfordii isolate XIE 37 chromosome 5, ASM1340144v1, whole genome shotgun sequence genome window below encodes:
- the LOC119998564 gene encoding serine carboxypeptidase 1-like: MGMVRLDLGYPLVVVACGDVVSGGRIKHFSSCKWPRLQDQNLIESAVNARKELHLFLGLVICFTFMRFTSIEAIPEGVLVTHLPGLNGAFPSKHYSGYVEIESDKYLFYYFVVSERKPKNDPVVLWLNGGPGCSSFDGFVNEHGPFNFETGKPHGSLPTLHLNPYSWSKVSNIIYLDSPVGVGFSYSKDQTKYVIGDRQTAIDTYTFLVMWFELYPEFVNNPFYIAGESYAGVYIPTLATNIIQRINDGVEPEINFKGYMVGNGLTVPDIAFNTDVQVLFLHGMGLISDNLFEDIQVTCMMGNDTDKCNYYLSKVAKNRILVTHVPNPADCQPSHFSLIIDGMNKFNILEPCYHPPKPKADMKENGNWTSMPSLVRNQTVVPNDFAGLWTNSEGVDDCLNDEVATTWLNNELVRQAIHAEPVDMIGPWVIISENILHNYQKDAGSMIPYHTKLTTAGYRALIFSGDHDMVVPFTGTQRWIKSLGYEIVDEWRQWTVNEQVAGILQEYDHELTFLTIKGAGHRVPNSKPKEALHFYTRWLDREPI, encoded by the exons ATGGGGATGGTGCGCCTAGATCTGGGTTACCCTCTCGTGGTGGTTGCCTGCGGCGACGTTGTCTCCGGTGGCCGGATCAAACATTTTTCTTCATGTAAATGGCCGCGACTTCAAGATCAAAATCTGATAGAATCAGCAGTTAATG CCAGGAAAGAGTTGCATCTATTTTTGGGTTTAGTCATTTGCTTCACTTTTATGAGGTTTACATCCATTGAAGCGATTCCTGAAGGCGTTCTCGTAACACATCTTCCTGGTCTCAATGGCGCCTTCCCATCAAAACACTATTCGgg GTATGTAGAAATAGAGAGTGACAAATATCTATTCTACTACTTCGTCGTTTCTGAGAGAAAACCTAAAAATGATCCTGTTGTTTTATGGCTCAACGGAGGACCCGGATGTTCTAGTTTTGATGGATTTGTCAATGAACATG GTCCATTCAACTTTGAAACTGGAAAGCCACATGGAAGCCTACCAACATTGCATCTCAATCCATATAGTTGGTCCAAG GtttcaaatattatttatttggattCTCCGGTTGGTGTTGGGTTCTCTTACTCTAAAGACCAAACCAAATATGTTATTGGAGATCGCCAAACTGCTATTGATACATATACATTCTTGGTAATG TGGTTCGAGTTATACCCGGAATTTGTGAATAATCCATTTTATATTGCTGGAGAATCGTATGCTGGTGTTTACATACCAACTCTTGCAACAAACATAATACAAA GAATCAACGATGGCGTTGAACCCGAAATTAATTTCAAG GGCTATATGGTGGGAAATGGGTTGACTGTCCCTGATATAGCATTTAATACCGATGTTCAAGTCTTATTTTTGCATGGTATGGGACTTATTTCAGAtaatctttttgag GATATTCAAGTTACTTGTATGATGGGTAATGACACAGACAAGTGTAACTATTACCTCAGTAAGGTTGCCAAg AATCGAATATTAGTCACACATGTGCCTAACCCAgctgattgtcaaccgagtcatTTCTCGTTG ATAATTGATGGTATGAACAAGTTTAATATCCTTGAACCCTGTTATCATCCACCAAAACCTAAAGCTGATatgaaagaaaatggaaatTGGACATCAATGCCTTCTCTGGTGAGGAACCAAACAGTCGTTCCTAACGACTTTGCTGGCTTATGGACTAATAGTGAAGGTGTCGATGATTGCCTT AATGATGAAGTTGCAACTACATGGCTAAATAATGAATTGGTGAGGCAAGCAATACACGCAGAGCCG GTTGATATGATCGGGCCTTGGGTCATTATCTCAGAAAACATTCTtcataattatcaaaaagatgcCGGAAGCATGATTCCGTACCATACAAAACTAACAACGGCAGGGTATCGCGCACTTATATTCAG TGGAGACCATGATATGGTTGTTCCATTTACTGGAACCCAAAGATGGATTAAATCACTTGGATATGAAATCGTTGATGAATGGAGGCAATGGACAGTGAATGAACAAGTTGCCGG AATTTTACAAGAATATGATCATGAACTCACATTTCTCACCATTAAG GGTGCCGGGCATAGAGTCCCTAACAGCAAGCCAAAAGAGGCATTGCATTTCTATACTCGTTGGTTGGACAGAGAGCCAATATGA